Proteins from a genomic interval of uncultured Desulfuromusa sp.:
- a CDS encoding FHA domain-containing protein, with protein sequence MLKISLKCQEKTIETFETGNEKISIGRNPANDIQIDNPAVSGSHAVIRKVMNTYYMEDLGSTNGTFVNEKKISKYELLDGDEVIIGKHRLEFHLFNGGSQTLGDFDKTVILDTRKQKELLDKNR encoded by the coding sequence ATGTTAAAAATCAGCTTGAAGTGTCAGGAAAAAACCATCGAAACATTTGAAACTGGCAATGAAAAAATCAGTATCGGCCGCAATCCGGCAAATGACATTCAAATTGACAATCCTGCCGTTTCAGGATCCCATGCCGTCATCAGAAAAGTCATGAATACCTATTATATGGAAGACCTGGGAAGCACAAACGGAACATTTGTAAATGAAAAAAAAATAAGCAAATACGAACTACTCGATGGCGACGAAGTCATTATCGGTAAGCACAGACTTGAATTTCATCTGTTCAATGGCGGCAGTCAAACCTTGGGAGATTTTGACAAAACGGTTATTCTGGATACCCGCAAACAAAAAGAATTGCTAGATAAAAATCGTTGA
- a CDS encoding DUF3820 family protein → MSEEVFPDPQQLRILATARMPYGKHAGRLLLDLPEPYVVWLVGHQLPEGLLGRQLLEIYEIKVNGLESLLRPLISQGHS, encoded by the coding sequence ATGTCTGAAGAGGTTTTTCCTGACCCACAACAACTCAGAATTCTGGCGACGGCTCGCATGCCCTATGGAAAACATGCGGGCAGATTGCTGCTCGATCTTCCGGAGCCCTATGTCGTCTGGCTGGTTGGTCATCAGTTGCCGGAAGGTTTGTTGGGGCGGCAATTGCTGGAAATATATGAAATCAAGGTGAATGGGCTCGAGAGCTTGCTACGTCCTTTGATCTCCCAGGGGCACTCATGA
- a CDS encoding protein kinase, translated as MISPWLWCPLLGLLLLGASLIDHPSLLKLEYPAYDQFLKFRKTLRNDQVVLIATDQSSRHTASGNLSDSSLDPTVIINKVQQLGGKTIALLVLPDDQKHDVSANQTLMNSLKIHQVIIPTRSIRNKNSSIESKSYMALISANQPLPDIQHLLLDRQNPLAHYLQNRPEVPSFPSPHLHPDQSLLTGHLIFTPDPDGKIRNQALLLPGMKQFIPSLPLQLALQAQGESLKNLRTLPAKLAGILQTPTLKIPVSGYYRMLFDIRPEQLPFQTYNVHDLLQGHLKQNAFRDKVILIGPTNSYGDNHQVAGYGNLSTSEMAALTTATLLNSSAPRRSDWAWLLETSVMFYFAILITLLIPRLSFRTGFALLLLFLVGWILVAAGALIMFGLWLKIVPAITFCLLSFILVRWHVEHQERHLHKQENYRVLAQRFQEQGILDLALEKALLIEPKIKSGKEILYNLGLEFERKRMPHKAVIIYQHLLKGGRFRDIKNRLKQLVKNEQTVIHSRDNNATVILNQPGEKPTLGRYRIEKELGQGAMGTVYLGIDPRINRQVAIKTLAYQQIDQEKLAQVKDRFFREAEAAGNLSHPNIVTIYDVGEESDLAFFAMELLEGENLGHYCQPKKRLPVIRVIKIISQVALALDYAHRQGVIHRDIKPANIIMLPTGQIKVTDFGIARITTSSQTETGIILGTPSYMSPEQVAGKKVDGRSDLFSLGIVMYELFSGEKPFQGESMAALMYNISSASYRPLADLCPKLPALCYTIVDKLLQKTATRRYKSAAILQQELLMLQKQLEKQ; from the coding sequence ATGATATCTCCGTGGCTGTGGTGTCCGCTTCTTGGACTTCTATTGCTTGGCGCATCCCTTATCGATCACCCATCCCTGCTAAAACTTGAGTATCCTGCCTATGATCAGTTCCTTAAATTCAGGAAAACTCTCAGAAATGATCAGGTCGTTTTGATCGCTACGGATCAATCATCCCGTCATACAGCATCAGGCAATCTATCTGATTCCTCCCTTGATCCGACAGTCATAATCAACAAGGTTCAACAGCTGGGAGGGAAAACAATAGCCTTATTGGTTTTACCAGATGATCAAAAGCACGACGTTTCTGCCAACCAAACCCTCATGAACAGCCTTAAAATCCATCAGGTCATTATCCCAACCCGTAGCATCCGGAACAAAAATTCTTCTATAGAATCAAAATCTTACATGGCTTTGATCTCTGCAAATCAACCACTGCCTGACATCCAGCATCTTCTGCTCGATCGTCAGAACCCTCTGGCTCACTATCTCCAAAATCGACCAGAGGTTCCAAGTTTCCCATCACCACATCTTCATCCGGATCAAAGCCTTCTTACCGGCCATCTGATTTTCACCCCCGATCCAGACGGGAAGATACGCAACCAGGCTCTACTGCTGCCCGGCATGAAACAGTTCATCCCCTCACTTCCGCTGCAACTGGCACTTCAAGCTCAAGGTGAAAGCCTGAAAAACTTACGAACGCTACCAGCAAAGCTGGCAGGGATACTACAAACTCCTACTTTGAAAATTCCAGTCAGCGGTTACTACCGCATGCTCTTTGACATCCGTCCTGAACAGCTTCCCTTCCAAACGTACAATGTTCATGACTTGCTGCAAGGACACCTGAAACAGAATGCATTCCGGGATAAAGTCATCCTCATAGGACCAACCAACAGTTACGGAGACAACCATCAGGTTGCTGGATATGGCAATTTGAGTACCAGTGAGATGGCGGCACTCACAACAGCGACCCTGTTGAACAGCTCTGCTCCCCGGCGCTCGGATTGGGCATGGTTATTAGAAACATCCGTGATGTTTTATTTTGCAATTCTCATCACCCTGCTTATTCCCAGGCTCTCATTCCGCACCGGATTTGCTCTTCTGCTCCTGTTCTTAGTCGGCTGGATCCTTGTTGCGGCGGGGGCGCTGATCATGTTCGGCTTATGGTTGAAAATTGTTCCCGCTATTACTTTCTGTCTGCTCAGCTTTATTCTGGTACGTTGGCACGTTGAACATCAGGAGAGACATCTGCACAAACAGGAAAACTACAGGGTCCTGGCTCAGCGCTTTCAGGAACAGGGGATTCTCGATCTGGCACTGGAAAAAGCTCTTTTGATTGAGCCTAAAATAAAATCGGGCAAGGAGATACTCTATAATCTCGGGCTGGAATTTGAGCGAAAAAGAATGCCGCATAAAGCAGTCATTATTTATCAACATCTCTTAAAAGGCGGACGTTTCCGCGACATAAAAAATCGCCTGAAACAACTGGTCAAAAATGAACAAACAGTTATTCATAGTCGTGATAATAATGCCACCGTTATTCTGAATCAACCCGGAGAGAAACCAACTCTGGGTCGCTATCGAATTGAGAAGGAACTTGGTCAGGGAGCGATGGGGACTGTTTATCTCGGCATCGACCCCAGAATTAATCGTCAGGTTGCGATCAAGACACTCGCATATCAGCAGATTGATCAGGAAAAATTGGCCCAGGTCAAAGACCGTTTTTTTCGTGAAGCCGAAGCGGCCGGTAATCTCAGCCACCCTAATATCGTGACAATCTATGACGTTGGTGAAGAGAGCGACCTTGCATTTTTTGCCATGGAACTCCTTGAAGGTGAAAATCTCGGCCATTACTGCCAACCAAAGAAACGGTTGCCGGTTATTCGCGTGATCAAAATCATCTCACAAGTTGCCTTAGCCCTGGACTATGCTCACCGTCAGGGAGTGATTCATCGAGATATCAAGCCGGCAAATATCATCATGCTGCCGACAGGACAGATCAAAGTGACAGATTTCGGCATTGCCCGGATCACCACAAGCTCTCAGACAGAAACCGGCATTATCCTTGGAACCCCAAGCTATATGTCACCGGAGCAAGTTGCCGGGAAAAAAGTGGATGGCCGCTCGGACCTTTTCTCTCTGGGAATCGTCATGTACGAGCTTTTCAGTGGCGAAAAACCTTTTCAGGGGGAAAGCATGGCCGCCCTGATGTACAACATTTCCAGTGCCAGTTACCGTCCACTGGCGGATCTTTGTCCAAAACTTCCGGCTCTCTGCTATACGATTGTCGATAAATTACTGCAGAAAACAGCGACGCGACGCTATAAATCTGCGGCAATTCTCCAGCAGGAATTACTGATGCTACAGAAACAGTTGGAAAAACAATGA
- a CDS encoding Stp1/IreP family PP2C-type Ser/Thr phosphatase, whose protein sequence is MKLQVCAKTDIGLTRKNNEDSLYVDKEQGLFIIADGMGGHAAGEIASRIAVDTVRQALQTIDRANILEQLKHAIEKANRDVVKAANNNNSWKGMGTTLTVLLLDQQHGFLAHVGDSRAYCLDDDQLRQLSDDHSLVAEQLRRELISIEDAKNSGIGGILLQAVGVSSTLDICLKHIPLVAGEYFLLCSDGLSNMLTDAEIEHILKEAENLNSCCDQLIDAAIVAGGKDNITVIVVKIDKI, encoded by the coding sequence ATGAAGCTCCAAGTCTGTGCAAAAACGGATATCGGCCTGACAAGAAAAAATAATGAAGATTCACTTTATGTCGATAAAGAACAGGGGTTGTTTATTATTGCTGACGGCATGGGAGGACACGCTGCCGGCGAAATTGCCAGCCGGATAGCGGTCGACACAGTTCGTCAAGCCCTGCAGACAATCGACAGGGCCAACATTCTCGAACAGTTAAAGCACGCCATAGAGAAAGCCAACCGGGATGTTGTAAAAGCCGCCAATAACAATAATTCCTGGAAAGGGATGGGAACCACATTGACGGTTTTGCTCCTGGATCAGCAGCATGGATTTCTCGCCCACGTCGGAGATAGCCGTGCCTACTGTTTAGACGACGACCAACTGCGACAATTGAGCGATGATCATTCATTGGTCGCTGAACAATTGCGTCGGGAATTGATTTCCATAGAGGATGCGAAAAATTCCGGCATCGGAGGCATTTTATTGCAGGCAGTCGGTGTTTCTTCAACATTGGACATCTGCCTGAAGCATATCCCGTTAGTCGCTGGAGAATATTTTCTGCTCTGCAGCGACGGCCTCAGCAATATGCTCACAGATGCAGAGATTGAACACATCCTCAAAGAGGCAGAAAACTTGAACTCCTGCTGTGACCAACTGATTGATGCAGCAATTGTCGCTGGAGGCAAAGACAACATCACAGTCATAGTCGTGAAAATAGACAAGATTTAA
- a CDS encoding HDOD domain-containing protein produces the protein MEHFIARQPIFDTKGRVYAYELLFRSGLHNYFDCEDQDLAAASVIANSNLLFDLTEMTGGTRAFINCTRTVLREDLMTTLPRQQAVVEILEDVEPDSDVIAACQRLKKQGYTLALDDFVYHENLEPLLELADIIKVDFLLSDVAEQERLAKEMIPRGIKMLAEKVETHEVYEHAKKMGYQLFQGYFFARPVIISRKDIPTNKIQFLRILKDIHAQEVDFKKLALTIQSEVSLSYKLLKLINSAAFALRHKVTSILQALSLLGLREIRSWVSLLSIASMADDKPAELVVSSLIRARLCEQLAQTCKMGDRQSDLFLMGLFSLLDAIMSRPIDEILQEITVEEDILEALTGQQGKLRSILDLVIATEKGEWEQISRLTRELDIEEEFLSATYLDAVKWAQDIYTM, from the coding sequence TTGGAACATTTTATTGCCAGACAACCGATTTTTGATACCAAGGGTCGGGTTTACGCCTACGAACTTCTGTTTCGCTCAGGACTGCATAATTATTTTGATTGTGAGGACCAGGATCTTGCTGCGGCCAGTGTTATTGCCAACAGCAACCTCCTCTTTGACCTGACGGAAATGACCGGTGGCACCAGGGCTTTCATTAACTGCACCAGGACTGTCCTCCGGGAAGACTTGATGACCACCCTGCCCCGGCAGCAAGCCGTTGTAGAAATTCTGGAAGATGTTGAACCGGATAGTGACGTTATCGCAGCCTGCCAACGACTGAAAAAGCAAGGATATACCCTTGCCCTGGATGACTTTGTCTATCATGAAAACCTCGAACCGCTGCTTGAACTGGCTGATATCATCAAAGTTGATTTTCTTCTCAGCGATGTCGCTGAACAAGAACGTCTGGCAAAAGAAATGATTCCACGCGGGATCAAAATGTTGGCTGAAAAGGTTGAAACCCACGAAGTCTATGAGCATGCGAAAAAAATGGGCTATCAATTATTCCAGGGCTATTTCTTTGCCAGACCGGTGATCATTTCCAGGAAAGATATTCCCACCAATAAAATCCAATTTTTACGGATTCTCAAGGATATTCACGCACAGGAAGTTGATTTCAAAAAACTCGCACTCACCATCCAGAGTGAGGTTTCTCTGTCTTACAAACTGCTCAAACTGATTAATTCCGCAGCCTTTGCCTTACGTCATAAGGTGACGTCAATCCTGCAGGCATTATCTTTGCTCGGGCTCCGAGAAATCCGCTCCTGGGTCTCCCTTCTATCCATTGCATCCATGGCCGATGACAAACCCGCTGAACTGGTTGTCAGTTCCCTCATCAGAGCCAGACTCTGTGAGCAACTGGCGCAAACCTGTAAAATGGGAGACAGACAATCCGATCTCTTCCTGATGGGGTTGTTTTCTCTTCTGGATGCCATCATGTCGCGCCCGATCGATGAGATACTCCAGGAAATTACCGTCGAAGAAGATATTCTGGAAGCATTAACGGGACAGCAGGGAAAACTTCGATCCATCCTGGATCTGGTGATTGCAACAGAAAAAGGGGAGTGGGAACAGATATCAAGACTGACTCGGGAACTCGACATTGAAGAAGAATTCCTTTCTGCCACGTACCTTGATGCCGTCAAATGGGCTCAGGATATCTATACGATGTAA
- a CDS encoding ribonucleoside triphosphate reductase → MVDFIRKRDGRLVPYEEEKISQAIIKAVKAVGGSDFDKATDITRQVGGILSVLYKDGRVPTVENVQDLVEKILIENGHAQTAKTYILYRKQRENLRQTREFMRESIESIDSYLVREDWRVNENANMGYSLQGLNNHIAANITSNYWLNKIYPDDIANAHRDGEYHIHDLGMLSVYCCGWDLKDLLLKGFTGAYGKVESAPPKHFRTALGQAVNFFYTLQGEAAGAQAFASFDTLLAPFIAYDQLSYDEIFQSLQEFVFNMNVPTRVGFQTPFTNITMDMMVPSNMAQEAVVIGGELQDRCYGEFQAEMDLLNRAFCEVMMQGDSSGRIFSFPIPTYNITKGLDWESDRLRPVWEMTAKYGIPYFSNFVNSDMDPEDARSMCCRLRLDNRELRRRGGGLFGSNPMTGSIGVVTINLPRAAYLADDKTDFFVRISKLMKLAFQSLEIKRKQLERFTADGLYPYSKFYLSAIRERSGNFWDNHFSTIGLIGMHEACLNLLGTGIESDAGQSLSQETLEFMRKQLEAFQEETGHLYNLEATPAEGTSFRLANRDRQTFPDILCAGDEEPYYTNSTQLPVGITEDIYEALTHQDGMQTLYTGGTVFHGFLGERLEDWRSARLLVKRISENFHLPYFTLSPTFTICPVHGYISGEHFSCPHHQDGQAA, encoded by the coding sequence ATGGTCGATTTTATTCGTAAGCGTGATGGACGGCTGGTTCCGTACGAAGAAGAAAAAATTTCTCAAGCTATCATCAAGGCGGTCAAAGCTGTCGGTGGGAGTGATTTTGATAAGGCAACGGATATTACCCGTCAAGTCGGCGGTATTCTTTCCGTTCTCTATAAGGATGGCCGGGTTCCGACGGTTGAGAATGTCCAGGATCTGGTCGAGAAGATTCTGATTGAAAACGGTCATGCACAAACAGCTAAAACCTACATCCTTTACCGGAAACAACGTGAGAATCTGCGGCAAACCCGAGAATTCATGCGCGAATCAATCGAGTCCATCGATTCCTATCTGGTTCGTGAAGACTGGCGGGTTAATGAGAACGCCAATATGGGCTATTCGTTGCAGGGACTGAATAACCACATTGCCGCTAACATCACCAGTAATTACTGGCTGAATAAAATTTACCCCGATGATATCGCTAATGCCCACCGTGACGGTGAATATCACATTCATGACCTGGGAATGCTGTCAGTTTATTGTTGTGGTTGGGACTTGAAGGATCTGCTGTTAAAAGGGTTTACCGGCGCTTACGGAAAAGTTGAGAGTGCTCCGCCGAAACATTTCCGGACTGCTTTGGGGCAGGCCGTCAATTTTTTCTATACCCTTCAGGGTGAAGCTGCCGGAGCTCAGGCTTTTGCCAGTTTTGACACCTTGCTGGCGCCTTTCATTGCCTATGACCAACTGAGCTATGACGAAATTTTTCAGTCGCTGCAGGAATTCGTCTTCAATATGAATGTTCCGACCCGGGTCGGATTTCAAACACCATTTACCAATATCACCATGGATATGATGGTGCCGTCGAATATGGCTCAAGAAGCAGTGGTGATCGGTGGTGAATTGCAGGATCGTTGTTACGGCGAGTTCCAGGCTGAGATGGACCTGTTGAATCGCGCTTTCTGCGAAGTGATGATGCAGGGAGATTCTTCTGGGCGGATTTTTTCCTTCCCGATTCCGACCTACAATATCACCAAAGGTCTGGATTGGGAGAGTGATCGCCTGCGCCCGGTTTGGGAGATGACGGCAAAATACGGTATCCCTTACTTCAGCAACTTTGTCAACTCAGACATGGATCCGGAAGATGCTCGTTCCATGTGTTGTCGGCTGAGACTGGATAATCGTGAATTGCGCCGCCGTGGCGGTGGTCTGTTCGGGTCTAATCCAATGACCGGATCAATCGGTGTCGTGACAATAAATCTGCCTCGGGCCGCCTACCTTGCCGATGATAAAACCGATTTCTTTGTTCGCATCAGCAAATTGATGAAGTTGGCATTTCAATCGTTGGAAATCAAGCGTAAGCAGTTGGAGCGTTTTACTGCGGATGGTCTTTACCCCTACAGCAAGTTCTATCTGTCGGCAATTCGTGAGCGGAGCGGCAATTTCTGGGACAACCATTTTTCTACGATTGGCCTGATTGGGATGCATGAAGCCTGTCTTAATCTCCTTGGGACAGGAATCGAAAGTGATGCCGGCCAATCCTTGTCACAAGAAACCCTTGAGTTTATGCGCAAGCAGCTTGAGGCGTTCCAGGAAGAAACGGGGCATCTTTATAATCTGGAGGCAACTCCGGCAGAAGGGACCAGCTTCCGTCTCGCCAACCGTGACCGACAGACTTTTCCTGATATTTTGTGTGCCGGTGATGAAGAACCTTATTATACAAACTCAACCCAACTTCCGGTTGGGATCACAGAGGATATTTATGAGGCCCTGACGCATCAGGATGGGATGCAGACCCTGTATACAGGGGGGACTGTTTTTCATGGATTTTTAGGGGAGCGGCTGGAAGATTGGCGCAGTGCAAGGCTGCTTGTCAAGAGGATTTCAGAAAACTTCCACTTGCCTTACTTTACATTGAGCCCAACATTTACGATTTGTCCGGTGCATGGCTATATCTCCGGGGAACATTTTTCCTGCCCACATCATCAAGACGGGCAGGCGGCATAG
- a CDS encoding tRNA-dihydrouridine synthase family protein encodes MTALPWSEDKVPLMLAPMQGLTNDALRAFYHERYSPDVVFTEFIRVQAQSRKRIARADLAGIEAHSVKTPLVVQLIGHTAGALADAAKQVQDAGCRHLNLNLGCPYGRMTTGATGGELLREPGKLVELLAALRRSIQGSFSVKCRAGYSDSRQLLELLPLYVDSGIDYLIIHPRTVIQQYAGLADHELTAEVASRTKLPIIANGDINNAPMGRKLLQQTEVAGLMLGRGALADPWIFQRIRGNIPDSVDEAQRRSELFEFLYDLLPLYLVKFCGERQSLMKLKDLLNFIPDDCLQRDLGKLKRATTVERFLSVLNRRFPR; translated from the coding sequence ATGACCGCTCTCCCCTGGTCAGAAGATAAAGTACCATTGATGTTGGCTCCAATGCAGGGGCTGACCAATGATGCTTTGCGCGCTTTTTATCATGAGCGCTATAGCCCTGATGTCGTTTTTACTGAATTTATACGGGTTCAAGCACAATCAAGAAAGCGGATTGCCCGAGCAGATTTGGCAGGGATCGAAGCACACAGTGTGAAAACTCCTTTGGTTGTCCAGCTCATTGGTCATACTGCCGGAGCCCTGGCTGACGCAGCCAAACAGGTTCAGGATGCCGGCTGTCGGCATTTGAATCTGAATCTCGGTTGTCCTTATGGTCGGATGACAACCGGCGCGACTGGAGGGGAACTGCTCAGGGAGCCGGGAAAACTTGTTGAATTGTTGGCCGCCCTGCGACGATCCATTCAGGGAAGTTTTTCGGTTAAATGCCGCGCCGGATACAGTGATTCACGACAGTTGCTTGAACTGTTGCCTCTCTATGTCGATTCCGGTATCGACTATCTGATCATTCATCCGCGGACAGTCATCCAGCAGTATGCTGGTCTGGCGGATCATGAATTAACCGCAGAAGTTGCCTCCCGGACGAAGCTTCCCATTATTGCAAATGGTGACATTAATAATGCGCCTATGGGCCGAAAGCTGCTACAGCAAACTGAAGTTGCAGGATTAATGCTTGGTCGGGGGGCCTTGGCTGATCCATGGATATTTCAACGGATTCGCGGGAATATACCGGATTCGGTTGATGAAGCACAGCGACGGAGTGAGCTGTTTGAGTTTCTGTACGATCTGTTACCACTCTATCTGGTGAAGTTCTGTGGTGAACGCCAATCACTGATGAAGTTGAAGGATTTATTGAATTTTATCCCCGATGATTGCTTGCAACGAGATCTGGGCAAGCTGAAACGGGCAACCACCGTTGAACGTTTTTTGTCTGTATTGAATCGTCGGTTTCCCCGCTAA
- the msrB gene encoding peptide-methionine (R)-S-oxide reductase MsrB codes for MAEKINRSDQEWQQLLTPEAYSVARKAGTETPFSGRYWDHHDKGVYRCICCGLDLFHSESKFDSGTGWPSFYQPIAAENITTKEDRSLFRVRTEALCAGCDAHLGHVFPDGPQPTGLRFCMNSAALDFIPE; via the coding sequence ATGGCAGAAAAAATTAATCGTTCAGATCAAGAATGGCAACAACTATTAACTCCTGAAGCTTATTCCGTTGCCCGTAAAGCAGGGACTGAAACCCCTTTCAGTGGTCGTTACTGGGATCATCACGACAAGGGGGTATATCGCTGTATCTGTTGCGGACTGGATTTGTTTCACTCCGAAAGTAAATTTGATTCCGGGACCGGTTGGCCCAGTTTTTACCAACCAATAGCGGCTGAAAACATAACGACCAAGGAAGATAGGAGCCTCTTCCGGGTCCGCACCGAAGCTCTTTGTGCCGGTTGTGATGCTCATTTAGGACACGTATTCCCTGATGGACCGCAACCAACAGGATTACGCTTTTGCATGAATTCGGCAGCCCTTGATTTTATTCCTGAATAA
- a CDS encoding c(7)-type cytochrome triheme domain-containing protein, whose protein sequence is MKKITLLLSVLIFCGVTAAIAVPPGKTLSFDQSSLGPVAFSGTVHKDAGFSCKDCHNKGMFPKMKQGTVKITMDQIYAGELCGKCHNGTTAFAAKKSCSRCHVK, encoded by the coding sequence ATGAAAAAAATCACTCTTCTGCTGTCTGTATTGATTTTTTGTGGCGTGACTGCTGCCATCGCTGTGCCCCCAGGGAAAACTCTCTCCTTTGACCAATCCTCTCTGGGACCGGTTGCATTTTCCGGCACAGTTCATAAAGATGCCGGTTTCAGCTGTAAGGATTGCCACAACAAAGGGATGTTCCCGAAGATGAAGCAGGGCACTGTTAAGATCACGATGGATCAAATTTACGCTGGTGAGCTCTGTGGTAAATGTCACAACGGGACCACAGCCTTTGCAGCGAAAAAGAGTTGCAGCCGTTGCCACGTTAAATAA